The stretch of DNA CGAGCCTGCCATCCCAGCGGCGGCGGGGGCGCAACTGAGGGATCTTCGGACGGAGCTTGGGGCGGCCCGCTCGGTACAGACGCGCTCAAGTGTGGCGGTGAAGCTGGACCGATGGGAGAGCCGGTATTTTCCCCCTGCGGATCCTTCTGCTCCCGTTGTCGTGGCCCCCCCGCAGCGGGCTGCACCGCTTCCATCGTCCTCAGCCCCTGTGCGGCCCCCTCCTTCTTACGGTCAGAGCCTCGATCGAGAGGCGCTCGCACGGCGGATCAAGGACTGTGAAGCCTGGCTGCGGCAGAACAACGATGCGGCCACCAGTCCCGGACTGCTTCAGCTGAAGGACATCCGGTATCAACTCTCGCAGGCCCTCACCCCACAGATGCGCATAAGCGTGGCGGTGAATCTGGACCGGTGGGAGCGGCGCTTCCTCCCGGCGCCATGAGGCGCTCAGGGCTGGCCGGAGACCCCATCGGCTCCGGAGCCCGCCCACGTCTTCGCTATCGGCGCCGGACGAGCAGGATCTGCTCGGCACGGCCGATATGCCCTTGGACATCGAAGAGATCGGTGCTCGTGAGGCCGTGGCCCGTGGGGCCGAAGACGACGCGCGTGTCAAAGCCGATCCAGGCCCCGGCCGGCTGGCGGAACACGTGAATGGTGAGGTCGACATTCGGGAACTGCCACTCGTCTGGCCGTTGACGGACGGCAATCCCGTTGGCTGTGTCCGCGAGCAGCGCGAAGCGAGCGAGGTCGCTCACGGGGTCGCCCTTGACGATCGCCAGCGGCGTGGTGATCCACGCCGTGGTCCGGCCCGGGCTCGGGCCCTCGATGACGCGCACGTCGATCGATTGGATGTAGTCCCCCGGCCACTGGCGGGTGAGATCGAACGCACGGCCGTCCTCGGGGGGAAGCAAGGGCTCCCGGGCGCCGCCCTCGACCTCGGATGTGTCATAGGCCGAGAGTAGCCATACGCGTGCGCGGAGCACCGGCCGGCCATGCTGCGAGAGGACTCCTTCGACGAGCTCAATGGCCCGGCCGGGGCGCAGCATGTCGAATGCCACGTCACACTCGGTGAAGTCCAGAACGCCGAGGTAGTCGTAGCTGATGCGCGTCACGAGCTTGCCGCCACTCGAGCGGCCGGCGAGCCAGCGCTGCAGCTCATGCATGAGCAGCCCGTTGACGGGGCTGATGTGCAGCTCTTCTGTATTCCACGCGCCGGCGCAAGGGCGCTGCGGGAGGAACCGGCCGTCTTCCGTGCGGATGAAGTACGCGTGCTGTTCGGTCATGGGTCATGCCTCCAGGCGGTGGGGGCGGGGTGCGCCGGTACCACGTGGGCTCATGGCGATATCAGGGTCGGCGCAAGCCTGTCAGCTGCGGTACCGCCGAATGACGCTGGGTGGAGACGCTCACCAGGGGTACGGCATCACGCGCAGCTCGCGGGTCTCCGAAGCGCCATACTCTGGATGGTAGAGCACGAAGTAGTACGTGTGCCCCTCGACGGCCTCGAAGACGGAGTTCGCCGTGCAGAGGGCCGGGTCGCAGGTCTCTCCCAGCAACTTCGTCGCGTTGGAGTTGGTGTAGTACTTCCCCGTGGCGGGCGCGGTGAAGGCATACACGGAGTCCACGGACGCTTGCCCCGCGTTTCCACACGTCCCGCCATAGGGCGTCGCACTGCCGGGGCCGTAGTCGTTCATCATCCCGACGTTCGTGGTGGCCACCGCGGGTTGGGCATCGGATGCCAGGGAGACGGGATGCGCGGTCGCGCAGGTGTCGTTGGGCGCGCCCATGTGCCCATACAGGTGGAAAGCCCCATCCCAGTTATCGCTGTCGACCCACAGGTAGTAAGTCCCAGGCTCCAGTCTGGCGGACGCGATCCCGACCTTTTGACGGAGCGCATAATGGACCTGCGAGCCGCAGATCAGCTCGTCCGAAGGCGTGCTGAGCGCGCAAGCGCTGCGCAGCGACAGCACGGGGAAGAGCCAGCTGTCGAGGGCCGGCTCCACCACGAAGGACACCTGCTGCGGAGGGCCGGGCGGAACCGTCACGGTGTAGACGACATCTCCACCGTTCTGGATCTGGTCCGCGCACCCCGAGGTGCCGGCCGTCGCGCTGCTGTCGCCGACATACGTGGTGTCTCCTCGCACGAACGCGTCCCCCGCGGCATCGAACGTCAAGGGCCGGGCCGAACCGCAAGAGCCGTTATACGAGGGCGTGTTGACGGTGACCTTCAACTCGAAGGGGCCGGCATCCCCGGCCGTCGCGCCATCGACCCAGACGATATAGGTGCCAGGCAGCAGTGCCGCGAGGTGCTGACGGCGGAACTGCGCGACCTGGCGGGCGAGATCGAGACCCCAGGCAGCGATCTCAACAGACTGGTGACCGGCACCTAGGGCAGCCACAATGAACCGTATGGCAAGGCGGTACTTCGATCTGACCGACGACATGACCATTCAGGGGTGGTTCACGCCCGAGTAGCTACTGTCTTCTCAGAACTTGCTCCTGAGGCAGTGCAAACCCTGCCCGTGGAGATTGAGGGCCAGTCCGAGCCGTTTTTCATTCTCGTGGCCACCCAGCTCGTTCAGTGCATCGACGAGCGAGCCTCCAGGCACGTCAGGAGATGGACTCCAGAAGACGGACGGCCCGAGAAAGTGGGGAAGTACTGGGATGTGCGGGGAATGCGCATCAACCCGTCACAGGCTGGTGACGCCAAGATTTTCCGCCCCTGGGGATCGTCTATCGCGCTGATTGTCCGTGAGGACATCAAAGACGCCTTGGAGCATCTGGGCGCCACCGGGCCGAAGTTTCAGGAAGTTTAATGCCGAGCCCCAGCAGCCTCTTCCCAGCTCGGGCTGGGAAGAGGCTTTCTACGGACTTCAGCCGTTGCGGCGGCGGCGCAGGACCAGCGACAGGCCCGTCAGCCCCAGCGCCCACAAGGGCGCGCCGCTGGCGGCAGTGCAGCCTCCGCCCTCGTCCTTGTCCTCCTCCTCCGGGGGCGGCTCCTCCACGGGGGGCGTGCCGTTACCCACCTTCACTTGCAGGGTCGTGGCCGCAGCGCGGTCCCCCTCACTGGTCTGGTCCCCGTTGGACGAGTTGCCCGCGCCGAAGAGCGTGAGCGTGCTGTCCTTGGCGGGCGCGACCAGGGTGAAGCTGAAGCGCAGCTCCGTGCCGGTGAAGGGCTGGGGCGCGGTGTGGGTCAGCTCGCTGCCCAGCTTCTTCAGGCCGGCGCCGGCCTGGAGCCCGGCCGCCGCATCGTCCACGGCGATGCCCACGCCGCCCGTCGTGGCGGCGCCCCCGCGGATGACAAAGCTGTACTGGCCGGTGGCCCCTGGTGCCAGCTCCGCGGGGCCCTCGAACGTGACGGTGGGCATCACGCCCCCCTTGTGACACGTGCTGCACATCACCCCGTCCTTGCCGGACTGGCCGGTGATGCCCGTGCTGGTGGCGAAGGCGGGAGCCGCCGTCAGGAACGCGGCGGCGAATACGCTCGCGCCGCTCAACAGGTGCCGCATTGACTTGGTGTGCATGGTCTTGATTCCGGTGAAGGCTGCCACTAACGCAGCTGGAGGAAGGAGAAGGACAGCCCCTGCGTCTTCACCGTCGCCTTGCCGCTGTCGCCCAGCACGCGGAAGGTGGTGGAAGCGGCGCCCGCGCCGAACTCGGTGTAGAGCGTCTGCTTCTCCGACTCGAACAGGAAGATGCTGCCGGAGGTGGACGGGAGGTCCGTCCGGCGCGTCGCCGTCAGCGTGTCGAGCTTCAGCTCCCACCACTGCCAGCCGGTGCCGCTCGCCACGATGCGCGGAGGGGTGCCCTCGTTCACCGGGGCGATGGTCTCATCCAGCACCCGCACGTACGCGGTGCCCTGCTCGCCCGGGATGAGCGCGCCCGCCGTGCCTCCGCCCACCAGCGAGTCCAGCGCCCGGTAGAAGCTGGGATCGAAGGCGCGCGTCTGGGGATCGTACTTGAGCAGGCACGGCTCCGGTGCTTCCTCGCCCACCACCCGGCGCACCGCCGCGCCGTAGGCCTCCGTCGCGATGTACACCTTGCCGTCGAGGCCCAGCGCGGCGTCGTGCGTATAGCCGCACCGGTCATCCTCCGCGAGGGTGGCCGTGTCCGTCGCCGTGTCGATGGAGACCACGCCCGCCTTCTTCGTCACGTTGATGCCCTGCACCGGCCGCCAGCCCACCGGCATGATGATCTGCCCGCCGGTGTGGACGACGGCGCCCGAGAAGGCGAGGACCGTTTCCGGGATGACCAGCGCGTCCAGCGGGATGGTGCCCGTGACGGTCATCGCCGTGGGGTTCCAGATGATGACCTGCGCGGTGAGGCCGTCGAAGAAGTACGCCTTCGTCTCCGAGACGAACTGGAAGTTGGCCTGGTACTCGCCCAGCGACGTCACGCCCCGGGGGGCGAAGTCGACGGTGCCGGCCTTCTCCAGCGTGTTGTTGGCGGTGAGCGTGTAGCGCGTCACCGTGGCGCTCTCGTCGGTCACCACGTAGACGGCGCCCGTCTTGGGAATGCCCACGCCCAGGGCGCGGCCGGGCACCTTGATGGCGCCCTCCAGCGACAGCGTCGCGGCCTGCTCCGCGTGCGGTGTCACCACGACGTAGCTCTCGGTGGGGTCCGCCGTGAGCAACTGCGTGGTGATGGCGTACAGCGGCTCGGGGGGGCCGTTCTGCTCGTCCTCGGAATCTCCACAACCTACGAGCAAGGACAGCGTGAGCGCCGCGGCGGGCAGGCGCAGGGAACGCAAGGCAAACGTGTGCTTCATCAGCGGGGGGCCTCTTGGAAAGGGAGGGAATGGAGAACGACGCCGATTCCCCACGGGGCCGGGGCCCAGTTGTGAAATCGATACGCATCCTCAATTTCAGGACCTTTAGAGACGTTCCTATCAGATGTCAAGAAAGAGGGACGCGGCCCGAAGGCCGCATCCCGAACAACACACGTGGTGAAGCCAAGGGCACTCAACGTGCAGCCAGTGCGGCTTCCACGCGGTGTCCTGGCATGTGGGACTTGACGCGGGCCAGGCCCTGGGCGGGCTCAGTTGGAGCAGAGCGCCACCGACGGGTAGTCCGCGAGCCCGCTCCGGCGATGCGCCAACCCGATGAGGTATTGGTTGTCGGCGCACTGCCCTTTGTACTGGCTCACGCTCCAGTCGCCTCCCGAGAGCGAAGCGCGCTGGTCTCCTCCCCAGAAGTTCTTCGCCGACTTGTTGTGGAGGGGGAGGCCACCAGTGTTCTGCTCGCAGAGCAGGCCCGCCAGCTCCAGCCAGTACGGGTTCGCCGTGGAGAGGCCTACGGCGTAGGCGCCCACGGGGCACTCGAACTTGATGCTCTGGCTGGCCCAGTCACCCGGGTAGCGCAGCGGGGAGACTTCCTGGGAGACCGTCTGGTAGCTGCCCGTGCCCTGCTGCGCGGGAACGGCTCCCGCGTTGGTGCAGAGGAGGGAGAAGTTCGCGCTCACCCCCACCACGCGATAGCCACGCGGGCAGCTGATCTTCGCCTTGCCCGAGTGCCAATCGAAGTCCAGCGCGTTGTTGTCCACGTAGGAGGTGGAACTCCCGTCCTTCAGGAGGACGGTCATCGGCAGGAAGCGCGTCGCCTCCACCGCGCCGGTCCGCCCGTCCGCCGCGAGCAGCCGGCCCAGGGGGCCCGTTCCGAGCCGCCAGTCACCGCTGCGCACGCCACTCCAGTCCGGATAGGTCCACAGGCCGTAGGTTTCGTCCTCTCCCTGCACCGAGTTCTGCAGCTTCGCCGCGTTGATCGCCCAGTAGGCCCAGTCGACGTCCTTGTCGATCAGGTAGTCCGCGAGGTGGTTGAACCACGCCCGGGAGTTGGCTGCCTGCTCGTTGTAGCCAATGCCGAACTCGCTCATCCAGACCGGCGCGGTGTATGCCTGATTCGCCGCGAGCACGAAGCCCCACTCCTGGTCCAGCGTGGCGTGGAGCGTGGCCCTGTCCATGTCGCTGTACTTCGGGCCGCTGCCCAGCGCGCCTCCCGACTGATTCGGCCCGGTGTAGCCATAGTTGTGCACGGCGTAGACGAGCTTGTCTCCGCGCAACAGGGCGACGGGCCGTTGCCTCACGGGCTTCAGCTGCGGGCGCGCTCCGTCCAGGAGCCCCCACCAGTTGACCGCCTCGACGACGATGAGCAGGTCCGGGTTCCTCCTCAGCACCAGGTTGCCCATCGTCTGGGCCGCCATGTGCCAGTCATGTTGGTTGCGCATGCCCCAGTTGGGACTGTCCAGTCCGTCCGGACGCACCTCGTTGCGCAGGTCGGCCCCGGCCACCCACTTGTTGCCCTGGTAGCGCCCCGCCATCATCACCCAGTCGTCCTGCCACCGCTGCAGGGCCTGGCTGCTGTCCCAGAAGCCATTGCCATCCCAGCCGCAGCACCACATGGACTTCGTCGTGTGGTTGTTCAGGATGACCACCAGTTCCTGCCGCGTCAGCTCCGCCACGACGGCGTCGAAGACCTCGAGCGCCGTCTTGTTCAGCAGCTCCGGGTTCTTCGCGGGATCGATACACGTGACGCCGTGCTTCTCCAGACACCGCTGCGCCGCGGGCTTGGTGTCATCCGGGTGCAGCATGTTGTTGGAGAACGGCAGCCGGACGGAGTTGAAGCCCAGCGCCTTCAGGCTTGTGACGAGGTCCGACAGCTTCTGCTTGTCCAATCCTCCCACCACCTCGAGCTGATCGCTGGCGCCGAACCAGTTGACGGACTTCAGCTTGAAGCGCTCTCCACAGCGGTCGACGATGTACCGGCCCCGCGTGCTCAGCGGAACGCGTGGGCTGCACTGCGTCGCGGCCAGCCCGGCATCGGTCATTCCTGTCTGGGCCAGGGCGGTGGTGCCGCACAGGGGGAGCACCGCCAACATCCACAGCAGAGGACTGTTCTTCATCAGGAACGGCTCCTGGGTCAGGGGAGCCGGGACTGAACTCTCGAATACCCGGAGAGTCCAGCCAGAACCTGGCTGTGCTGTCTTGGGGCGGGTGCTTGGCTCAGGCCATCGTGAGCCTTGAGTTCCAGGAAGGGACTGAAATCACAGCACGGGCCCCTTTTGCGCAATCAACATCTCATGGACCCATTTGCTCCACGTCCTGGTCTTCCACGCGGTTCATTCCTACCTGTACTCCCAGTCAAGCTTGGATGGAGGAGGGGAGAAAGCGATGGCATGGAACAGAGGACAGGGATTCATCGGCGTGGGGCTTCTTGCCGGCTGGCTCGGAGCGGGTTGCGAAACCTCGGACATGCAACGCATTTCCGGACAGGAGACCGCCCCCCCGGGACTGGCGGCGGACGACGGGCTCCCCGGCGTGGGGGCGGCAGACATGCCGCCTGTCCAGGCGGACCCGGGGACGCAGCCTGAACAGCCCCGGGAGGACGTCTCAGCTCAGAGCGGCCCCGGTCTTTCGGGGTGCGAGGCCGTTCCCGTCATCCAGCCGGCAGCCCTCGCGGCATGGAAGTCCATGACCCGATCGACTTCGACGTACGGATATTGCGGTGATGCAGCGGCGGATGGCGCAGGCAACATCCTTCTGACCGCCACCCCAGAGAATTACATGTCGATGTCCTTCGCGGTGCAGGCCCCCGACGGAAGCTCCTGGGACGGCGCCATCTCTAACGTGAATACCATGATCGCGAGCAGTCAATCCCAGGGGTTCTTGGGGCGCAGCTTTCACCCGTTGGAGAGCACCACCTGGCTCACGTTCATCGACAGCGTCAACCGGCGGGTCATCGTTCATTCCGAGGAGCCGCTTGGCCAACCCTGGGGGGCCGTGAATCCGGCGGGCGGACTGCATGAGATTCATGAGGATGGAACCCTCAAGGCCTACAGCGGGACTGGCCAGCTTCGCTGGAGCACCTCCCTTGCCCCTCTCCTGAGCGGCCCCGTGAGTGCGCTGGGCGTGAACACCGAGGGCCATACCTTGGTGCTGTCGGTGGAGGGAACGGCAATGGAAGGAGTCTGGGTGGACAGCTCGGGCCAGCCCGGCACCCCGTTCCTCGCGCTCACCCTCGAGAACCCGGCCCCCTTCACGCGTTATGGACTCGCGCCTTTGGTGCAAGGGGGCCTGGTGCTGAGTGCCGAGAACCATTCCGGCAGGTCGTGGATTGCTGCGTTCGACTCCCTGCAAACCTCTTCCGGTCCCATCCCTGGCTGGCTTGGCGCCGGGGATGGGCGCCCGTTCGAGCTGCTTCCTGGCGGCAAAGGCTACATCCGGTGGGAGCGGGTGAACGGAAGCACTTCCGCCTGCCAGTACGAAGCGCAGCTCACCGCGCCTTCTGGCGAATCGTGCGGCACGGTGCGCTTGCCGCGCATGGACACGGTGGACGCCTGCGGCTTCATCAGCATGGGCCGTGACGGGACGGTCGTCGAAAACCTGCCCCCCGAGGAGGTCCCCGGAGACAGGCCCTATCAGAAATGCCGCGCCCGGTGGTGGCCTGCCCTGTTCCGCTAGGGTTTACAGGACGCCGCGGGCCTTGAGGTCCAGGTAGCGGTTGACGGCGGCGAGGCTCAGTTCATCGGGCTGTACATCAATCATCTGCACGCCGCCGCGTCCCACCTTGGCCTTGAGCGTCTCCCGGTCCGAGAGCAGCTCGGAGGCTACCGCGTGCTGGAAGGCCTCCTCGGGCCCCGGGGGAGCGGTGCGCAGCAGGGACTGCAGGGCGGTGTCCTTCACCGAGAGGCACAGGGGGACGTGCCGCCGGGCCAGCCGGTGGAGCGGGTCGATCATCGTGGCGGCCTGCTCTTCGTCCAGGAAGTCGGTGAAGACACACAGCAGGCTGCGCCGGTGCAGCCGCAGGTTCAGCTCCTTGAAGAGCGCCAGGTAATCCACGTACGTGAGGCTGGGGGTGGCCGAGTAGAGCGTGTCGACAATCTTCCGGTACTGCCCTCGCCCGGCCATGGGCGGCAGGTAGGCCTTCACCCCGTCGGCGAAGAGGGCCAGGCCCACCCGGTCCCCGTTGCGCACCGCCACGAAGGCCAGGAACAGCGCCGCGTTCACCGCATGGTCCAGCTTCGTCAGCTCGCCCACGCGCGCCGCCATGGAGCGGCCCGCGTCCACGCAGATGAGAATGGATTGGGAGCGCTCGGACTCCATCACCCGGGTGACGGGCTTGCCCCGGCGCGCCGAGGCCTTCCAGTCCACCTCTCGCACCGAGTCGCCCTGGGCGTAGTCGCGCAGGCGGGCGAACTCGCTGCCCTGGCCGTCCCGCCGCAGCTTCCTCAGGCCCAGGTTCACGAAGTCCAGCGCCGCCCCCGACAGCAGCAAGCGGCTGGCCCCCCGCAGGTCCGGGAACACCGAGACGCTCCGGGCCGCCGGGTACGCCCGCTCGTGGAGCACGAGCCCCAGCGGGCCCCGCACCCTCACGCGCACGTCCCCGAAGCTGAACTTGCCGCGCTGCGCGGGCACCACCCGGTACACCCAGCGCGTCTGGCTGTCCGGGGGCAGGCTCAGCGGCGCCTCCTCGGGCGTCGCGGCGAAGCCCTCGGGCACGTCGTCCCTCACGCGCACCTGCACCGTGCGCCCGGAGCGGTGGATGAGCCGCACCTCCACCTTGTTGGAGACGCCCACCGAGAGCTTCTGCGGTAGCTCCCGGTGCACCTCCAGGCGTACCCCCCGCGCCAGCAGGACATCCAGCACCGCCAGCGCCAGCGCCAGCCCGTCCAGCGCCAGCACGAGGCCGCCCAGGCCCGGCGAGAAGCCCGCCGCCATCATGGGCAGGGCCAGCACGGCCAGCAGCACCCACAGGCGCGGGGTGGGAATCACCGGGGAACCTCGACCGATTGCACCACCTCCCGGAGCACGTCCGAGGGCGTGGCCCCATCCAGCTCCGCGTCCGGCGACAGGAGCAGCCGGTGCTTCAGCACGGGCCCCGCCAGGAAGCGCACGTCATCCGGGGTGACGAAGTGCCGGCCCCGCAGCGCCGCCAGCGCCTTGGCCGCCAGCAGCAGGTGCACCCCCGCGCGCGGTCCCGCCCCCAGGCGGATGCGGCCCGAGGTGCGCGTGGCGGACACCAGCTTGCGGATGTAGGACAGCACCGGCGGCTCCACCGTCACGTCGTGGAGCGCCGCGCGGGCCCGCGCCAGCCCGTCCTGGTCCACCGCGGCGCCCACCCCGGCCCGCTCCAGGTTGCCTGAGTCGAAGCCCCGGTGCACCGAGGCGAGGATGGCGTCCTCCTCCTCGGGGGCCGGGTAGCCCACCTCCACCTTGAAGAGGAACCGGTCGAGCTGGGCCTCGGGCAGCGGGTAGGTGCCCTCGGACTCCACCGGATTCTGGGTGGCGAACACCGTGAAGAGCGGCGAGAGGGTGATGTGGCGGCCCTCCAAGGAGACGCTGCGCTCCTGCATGGCCTCCAGCAGCGCTGACTGCGTCTTGGCCGGCGCGCGGTTGATTTCATCCGCGAGCAGCAGGTCCGTGAAGATGGGGCCTCGCACCAGGACGAAGGACTGTGTCTTCAGGTCGAAGACGCTGGTGCCCAGGATGTCCGCGGGCATCAGGTCCGGGGTGAACTGGATGCGCTTGAAGTCCGCGCTCACGCTGCGCGCCAGGGCCTTGGCCATCAGCGTCTTGGCCACGCCGGGCACGCCCTCCAGCAGCACGTGGCCGCCGGCGATGAGGCCGCACAGCATCAGCTCGAGCGCCTCGTCCTGGCCAACCACGGCCTTGCGCACCTCGCTCAGCACGCCCTCTCGGATGGCGTGGGCGGCCTGCACGGCGTGGCCAGACGAGGCGGGGGGCGCGAAAGGGGGGGGAACGTTCATGACTCCTCGGGGGAAGCGGCGGGTGCGCGGGACCCGGTGGGCAAGAGGCGGTGGCGCAGCCCGGCGGCGCGCGTGGCGAGCCGCACGAGCTCCTTGTCGGTGGTGGGCCCTTCGGCCTGGCGCAGCAGGGCGCGCAGGCCCTGGGCCAGGTCCTTCCGGCCCCGGGCGGCGAGTCCCTCGGCGACGGCGGGGGCGGGCGTGTGCGCGGGCAGCCCCGCCATGAGGGCCAGCTCCTGCGTCACCTCGCGGGTGATGAGCTCGGCGGCGAAGGCGTGGTGCCGCCCCTCGCGGTAGAGCCGGCTCATGGCGAACAGCGCGTCCGTGGCCCCCACGCGCAGGGCCTCCGGTGGCGGGCGGGGACGGCCGAAGCGCTTCAGGGACACCGCCCAGAAGCCCACGCCCAGCAGCAGCTGCGCCACGGCGAAGTGCAGGCCGTAGCGCCGCGCGAAGTCCACCACCGAGCGCTCGTTGCTGAAGCCGTGGTGGAACTCGCTGAACTCGAAGGGGCCCGGGCCCCCCAGCGCGCGCAGGGCGCTCAGCCAGAACTGCGCGTTGTCCGCCCGGGCCAGCGCCTGGTTCATGGCGAGCTCGGGCGCGCCCAGCACCAGCACCCGGCCCAGGCCGTAGGGCACCACCGCCGCCACGGGGCGCTCCAGCTGCGCGTCCACCAGCAGCGGCACCGCGCCCGGGGGCAGCTCCAGGTACGCCTGCACCTTGGCCTCCACGCGCTCGGTGCCCAGCGTGTAGGGCGTGGACAGGGGCGGCACCAGCGTGCGCATGGGCAGCGAGGTGTCCGCCTTGGAGAGCTTCACCTCCAGCGCGTCCAGGAGGGGGTTCTCCCGGGAGCCCCAGGGCACGAGGACGAGGCTGTGGCCCGCCTCCACCCGGCGGAGCAGCGCCGCGCGCTCATCCGCGTTCAGCTCCGCGGAGTGCAGGGCGCGCAGGCCCTCCTGGGGCACCTCCTCGTCCTCCAGCCCCTCGTCCCGCTGGGTGGCCAGGCGCGTCTCGTCCGGGTCCGCCTCGTAGGCGCCCTCCACCTCCACCGCCAGCAGGAGCAGGGTGGCGGGGGAGTCCGCGTCCAGCAGCTGGAGGTCCATGGCGCGGCGCCCGGGCGCCATCCCGCTCTCCTGGAGCAGCAGGTAGAGCGCCCGGGCGCCGTTCTCCGAGGCACGGTACGTGGAGAGGGTGTCCGCGAAGTCTCCCCGCGCGGCCCCGCGCAGCAGGAAGCCGCCGAGGATGACGGCGAACAGCAGCCCGCCCACCACGAGCACCGGGAAGCGGTCACGCACCGGGAGCCTCCGGGACCGCGGGGGCGGTGAGCAGCGGCTGGGTGAGGGCACGGAAGGCCTGGTAGCCGTCCGGGCCCACCGGCAGGTTGCCGTACCAGGCGAAGTCGAAGCGGCGCGTCAGCTCCCGGAAGGGGGCCCGCCACTCGCTGCGGCCCTTGAACTGGCGCAGGTAGTCCCAGTTGCTCAGGGTGGCGTCGTAAAGGATGGCGCCCTCGCGGTGCAGCCGGGACAGCAGGGCCAGGTACAGGCTGCGCACCGCCTCCCGGTATTCGCCCCGCGCCGCCAGCTCGTCGGCCAGCTGGGCCCAGCCTTCCGGGGCGCGCGCCAGGGCACTCATGGGGTCCTTCGCGAGCGCTGCCGCATCCAGCGTGCTCACCTCGAGCTGGGCGCTCTCGTGGCGCTGCTGCTGGCGCAGGGCGCGCAAGAGCACCGCCGCGAGCACCACCACCACCGCCGCGATGAGCAGCACCACCAGCCCATGGGCCACGGTCAGGCCGGCCGCGCCCGAGGACGGGGCCACGCGGGGCGCATCGTGGCGCTGCTTGAACAGCTCCTCCAGTACGCCGTCCAGCCACTTCATGAAGCGCTGCCACCAGTCCGGCGCCACCGGCGCCTCCTCCGCCGGGGCCTTGTCCTTGTGCGGGGTGGCCGAGAACTCCGGCCGGGAGAGGATGTCCCGGGCCTTCGCCGAGGCGGACCGGGCATCCGGGCGCGCGGATTCCAGGGCCACCGTCTCCGTGGCCTGCTCCAGCCCCAGCTGCAGCAGCTCCGTGGCCGCCTCGCAGTCCTCGTCCTGGTGGGCCTTCTTCTCCACGGCGTGCAGCAGCCGCTGGAACTTCTGCTGCTCGGCGGTGCTCAGGGCGGAGACGGTGCCCTCTGCCTCCTCCAGCCCCTCGCTGCCGTAGTCACATTCCGAGGCCACCTCGCGGAGCCGCTGGAGCAGCTCCGGGCGCGGTGGCGGGGCTTCCGCCCTCGCCAGGGAAGGGCCCAGCACGAGGCCCAGGAGCACGAGCGCCCCGCTCCGGCCGGGGGCCCGCGCCGCGCCCCGGGCGGGGAGCTGCTGCACGGCGGCGAGCAGGTCCAACCCCTCCTGGCGCACGCGCCCGTCCACCAGGAGCAGCGAGGCGGTGGCCGCCTGGAGCGGCTCGAACAGGGTGAAGGTGAGGGCGCCCAGGAAGGTGAGCCAGACGGGGTTGTCGATGGAGGCGAAGCGCTCCGCGAAGGTGAGATCCAACGCCAGCAGCTGCCGGCCCATCCAGAACAGGACGTTGAAGGCGATGTGGAGGTTGCCGAAGGTGAGCACCATCGCCAGCCCCGTCAGCACGCGCACCCCCGTGGCGGCCCCCCGTGCGGGCCCCAGCAGCTGGGCGCACAGGCCATACAGGCGCAGCGGGCTGCCCACGCCCTGCATCATCGCGGCATAGCCCACCCGGTGCGCCGAGAGCAGCAGGTAGGCCAGGCCCAGGGAGAGCAGCAGGCTCAGGGGGGTGAAGACGAAGAGGTAGCCCACGGTGAAGAGGAGGCTGGGCGCCCGCTTCAGCGCGGCGCGCACGCTGGCGCGCACCGTGGGCTCCGCCTGGCCGAGCAGCAGCTCCTGGACGTGGTGGCAGGCGGCGCCCTGGAGGAGCCCCCGGAGCAGCCACGCCAGGGTGAGCCCCAGCGTGGGGAGGTTCAGGTCCCGCTGGCTCCGGGCCGCGTCCACGAGGTGCAGCACCGCTCCGGTGACGAGCGCGCCCGAGGGGAGCGTCAGCGCCCACACGCCGGCGGTGCGCG from Stigmatella aurantiaca encodes:
- a CDS encoding MXAN_6652 family MXYO-CTERM-anchored protein, whose product is MHTKSMRHLLSGASVFAAAFLTAAPAFATSTGITGQSGKDGVMCSTCHKGGVMPTVTFEGPAELAPGATGQYSFVIRGGAATTGGVGIAVDDAAAGLQAGAGLKKLGSELTHTAPQPFTGTELRFSFTLVAPAKDSTLTLFGAGNSSNGDQTSEGDRAAATTLQVKVGNGTPPVEEPPPEEEDKDEGGGCTAASGAPLWALGLTGLSLVLRRRRNG
- a CDS encoding MxcI protein, with the protein product MKHTFALRSLRLPAAALTLSLLVGCGDSEDEQNGPPEPLYAITTQLLTADPTESYVVVTPHAEQAATLSLEGAIKVPGRALGVGIPKTGAVYVVTDESATVTRYTLTANNTLEKAGTVDFAPRGVTSLGEYQANFQFVSETKAYFFDGLTAQVIIWNPTAMTVTGTIPLDALVIPETVLAFSGAVVHTGGQIIMPVGWRPVQGINVTKKAGVVSIDTATDTATLAEDDRCGYTHDAALGLDGKVYIATEAYGAAVRRVVGEEAPEPCLLKYDPQTRAFDPSFYRALDSLVGGGTAGALIPGEQGTAYVRVLDETIAPVNEGTPPRIVASGTGWQWWELKLDTLTATRRTDLPSTSGSIFLFESEKQTLYTEFGAGAASTTFRVLGDSGKATVKTQGLSFSFLQLR
- a CDS encoding imm11 family protein is translated as MVHARVATVFSELAPEAVQTLPVEIEGQSEPFFILVATQLVQCIDERASRHVRRWTPEDGRPEKVGKYWDVRGMRINPSQAGDAKIFRPWGSSIALIVREDIKDALEHLGATGPKFQEV
- a CDS encoding glycoside hydrolase family 5 protein, with the translated sequence MKNSPLLWMLAVLPLCGTTALAQTGMTDAGLAATQCSPRVPLSTRGRYIVDRCGERFKLKSVNWFGASDQLEVVGGLDKQKLSDLVTSLKALGFNSVRLPFSNNMLHPDDTKPAAQRCLEKHGVTCIDPAKNPELLNKTALEVFDAVVAELTRQELVVILNNHTTKSMWCCGWDGNGFWDSSQALQRWQDDWVMMAGRYQGNKWVAGADLRNEVRPDGLDSPNWGMRNQHDWHMAAQTMGNLVLRRNPDLLIVVEAVNWWGLLDGARPQLKPVRQRPVALLRGDKLVYAVHNYGYTGPNQSGGALGSGPKYSDMDRATLHATLDQEWGFVLAANQAYTAPVWMSEFGIGYNEQAANSRAWFNHLADYLIDKDVDWAYWAINAAKLQNSVQGEDETYGLWTYPDWSGVRSGDWRLGTGPLGRLLAADGRTGAVEATRFLPMTVLLKDGSSTSYVDNNALDFDWHSGKAKISCPRGYRVVGVSANFSLLCTNAGAVPAQQGTGSYQTVSQEVSPLRYPGDWASQSIKFECPVGAYAVGLSTANPYWLELAGLLCEQNTGGLPLHNKSAKNFWGGDQRASLSGGDWSVSQYKGQCADNQYLIGLAHRRSGLADYPSVALCSN
- a CDS encoding DUF58 domain-containing protein, with translation MIPTPRLWVLLAVLALPMMAAGFSPGLGGLVLALDGLALALAVLDVLLARGVRLEVHRELPQKLSVGVSNKVEVRLIHRSGRTVQVRVRDDVPEGFAATPEEAPLSLPPDSQTRWVYRVVPAQRGKFSFGDVRVRVRGPLGLVLHERAYPAARSVSVFPDLRGASRLLLSGAALDFVNLGLRKLRRDGQGSEFARLRDYAQGDSVREVDWKASARRGKPVTRVMESERSQSILICVDAGRSMAARVGELTKLDHAVNAALFLAFVAVRNGDRVGLALFADGVKAYLPPMAGRGQYRKIVDTLYSATPSLTYVDYLALFKELNLRLHRRSLLCVFTDFLDEEQAATMIDPLHRLARRHVPLCLSVKDTALQSLLRTAPPGPEEAFQHAVASELLSDRETLKAKVGRGGVQMIDVQPDELSLAAVNRYLDLKARGVL
- a CDS encoding thioesterase family protein — encoded protein: MTEQHAYFIRTEDGRFLPQRPCAGAWNTEELHISPVNGLLMHELQRWLAGRSSGGKLVTRISYDYLGVLDFTECDVAFDMLRPGRAIELVEGVLSQHGRPVLRARVWLLSAYDTSEVEGGAREPLLPPEDGRAFDLTRQWPGDYIQSIDVRVIEGPSPGRTTAWITTPLAIVKGDPVSDLARFALLADTANGIAVRQRPDEWQFPNVDLTIHVFRQPAGAWIGFDTRVVFGPTGHGLTSTDLFDVQGHIGRAEQILLVRRR